A portion of the Barnesiella propionica genome contains these proteins:
- a CDS encoding DMT family transporter: MKPFIFLFIAIIFETVATSALKASEQFTRIFPSALTIIGYLVAFYCLSITLKTIPVGIAYAIWSGVGIILISLVGIFFFKQALDLPSIIGLVLIVLGVLIINVFSKLLPH; the protein is encoded by the coding sequence ATGAAACCATTTATATTTTTATTTATCGCTATTATCTTTGAGACGGTAGCAACATCTGCGTTAAAAGCCAGTGAGCAGTTTACACGGATATTTCCGAGCGCATTGACCATCATAGGGTATTTAGTCGCTTTTTATTGCCTGAGTATTACCTTGAAGACTATTCCGGTAGGGATTGCTTATGCTATTTGGTCGGGAGTCGGAATCATATTGATCTCTCTGGTTGGAATTTTCTTTTTTAAGCAGGCGCTGGATTTGCCTTCTATTATCGGTCTCGTGTTGATTGTTCTGGGTGTGTTGATTATAAATGTATTTTCCAAATTACTTCCGCATTAA
- a CDS encoding TIGR01212 family radical SAM protein (This family includes YhcC from E. coli K-12, an uncharacterized radical SAM protein.), protein MNRKRYFELGDFLKSRFDFKVQKISVNAGFTCPNRDGTVGTGGCTYCNNQTFSPEYCQTNKSISRQISEGIEFFSRKYPEMKYLAYFQSYTNTYGKLTELTEKYEEALAIPGVVGLIIGTRPDCMPDKLLDYLTRLAQKTFVLIEYGVESTYNSTLQYINRGHDFETAKETICKTAAAGILTGAHLILGLPGEDRNTILSHAEKISCLPLTTLKLHQLQLIRHTHMARQYMETPEKFHLYEIDEYIDLAIDFAERLNPGIVIERFVSQSPKELLIAPQWGLKNYEFTARLLHRMQERDTYQGKYYTPEKL, encoded by the coding sequence ATGAACCGGAAACGATATTTTGAATTGGGAGATTTTCTAAAATCCCGATTCGATTTTAAAGTACAAAAGATATCGGTAAATGCCGGATTCACTTGTCCCAACCGTGACGGTACTGTTGGGACAGGAGGATGCACTTATTGCAATAACCAGACCTTCAGCCCTGAATACTGCCAAACAAACAAAAGTATTTCCCGGCAAATTTCCGAAGGTATCGAGTTTTTCAGCCGAAAATATCCCGAAATGAAATATCTGGCATATTTTCAGTCCTATACGAATACATACGGTAAATTAACCGAATTGACGGAAAAATACGAGGAGGCTCTTGCTATTCCCGGAGTTGTAGGTCTTATAATAGGTACCCGTCCCGATTGTATGCCCGATAAACTGCTGGATTACCTTACCCGACTGGCACAAAAAACATTCGTATTGATTGAATACGGGGTAGAAAGCACATATAATTCCACATTACAATATATCAACCGGGGACATGACTTTGAAACGGCTAAGGAGACTATCTGCAAAACTGCCGCTGCAGGTATATTAACGGGAGCCCATCTGATACTGGGATTACCGGGAGAAGACCGCAATACGATCTTGAGTCATGCAGAAAAAATTTCCTGTCTTCCTCTCACCACCCTCAAGCTGCATCAATTACAACTAATCCGGCATACCCACATGGCCAGACAATATATGGAGACACCTGAAAAATTCCATTTATACGAAATCGACGAATATATCGATCTGGCCATTGATTTCGCCGAACGCCTTAATCCGGGAATTGTAATAGAACGCTTTGTATCCCAATCACCCAAAGAGCTACTCATTGCCCCCCAATGGGGACTGAAAAACTACGAATTTACAGCACGTTTATTGCACCGGATGCAGGAAAGAGACACCTATCAGGGAAAATACTATACACCCGAAAAACTTTAA
- a CDS encoding dipeptidase, which produces MNTRQYIKDNNERFKEELFSLIRIPSISALPGHKQDMVACAERWKELLLAAGADNAEIMPTTANPVVFAQKTISPDAPTVLVYGHYDVMPIEPLDLWKSDPFEPVIRDGHLWGRGADDDKGQSFIQVKAFEIALKHNLLKCNVKFLFEGGEEIGSPGIEEFCEKHKELLKADVILVSDTSMVGPDTPSITTGLRGLAYWEIEVTGPNRDLHSGIFGGAVANPINVLCKMLGEILDNDGRITVPGFYDEVEEVSAKERAMLTAVPYDENKYKKALDVEELAGEKGYSTLEHTAIRPTFDICGIWGGYTGEGSKTVLPSKAYAKVSCRLVPHQNHDKISRLFIDYIKKTAPRSVKVKITPMHGGESYVCPIDLPAYKAAEAGYALAFGKQPLAVRRGGSIPIIASFEKVLGIKSILMGFGLESDATHSPNENFPVQMFENGIVAVVEFYNRYGDKE; this is translated from the coding sequence ATGAATACCAGACAATATATAAAAGACAATAACGAACGGTTTAAGGAAGAACTGTTTTCTTTAATACGCATACCTTCTATCAGTGCATTACCCGGGCACAAACAAGATATGGTAGCCTGTGCCGAACGATGGAAAGAATTGCTGTTGGCTGCAGGAGCAGATAACGCCGAAATTATGCCTACTACCGCTAATCCGGTCGTATTCGCACAAAAAACGATTAGTCCTGATGCACCGACCGTACTGGTATATGGTCATTATGACGTCATGCCCATAGAACCTCTGGATTTATGGAAAAGCGATCCGTTCGAACCAGTTATACGCGACGGACATTTATGGGGACGCGGTGCCGACGATGATAAAGGACAATCCTTCATACAGGTGAAAGCCTTCGAAATAGCATTAAAGCATAACTTATTAAAATGCAATGTGAAATTCCTTTTCGAAGGCGGAGAAGAAATAGGTTCTCCCGGCATTGAAGAATTCTGCGAGAAACATAAGGAGTTGCTGAAAGCGGATGTCATCCTGGTTTCAGATACCAGTATGGTCGGGCCGGATACTCCGTCCATTACCACGGGTCTTCGCGGACTGGCTTACTGGGAAATAGAAGTTACCGGTCCCAACAGGGACCTGCATTCGGGTATTTTCGGCGGAGCTGTGGCTAACCCCATAAACGTCTTATGCAAAATGCTGGGAGAAATACTCGATAATGACGGGCGGATCACAGTTCCTGGATTCTACGACGAGGTGGAAGAAGTATCTGCAAAAGAACGTGCCATGCTGACTGCCGTACCTTATGACGAAAACAAATATAAAAAAGCGTTAGATGTAGAAGAGCTGGCAGGTGAAAAAGGTTACTCTACTCTGGAACATACAGCGATCCGGCCTACATTCGATATCTGCGGGATCTGGGGCGGATATACGGGAGAAGGGTCTAAAACAGTACTACCCTCTAAAGCCTATGCAAAAGTCTCTTGCCGCCTGGTTCCTCATCAAAACCATGACAAAATTTCCCGGCTCTTCATAGATTATATCAAAAAAACAGCTCCCCGCAGTGTAAAGGTAAAAATCACACCCATGCATGGAGGGGAAAGTTATGTATGTCCTATTGATTTACCTGCATACAAAGCCGCCGAAGCCGGATATGCACTGGCTTTCGGGAAACAGCCTTTGGCTGTAAGACGTGGAGGTAGTATACCTATCATCGCTTCTTTTGAAAAAGTGCTGGGAATAAAATCCATATTAATGGGATTCGGACTGGAATCGGATGCAACTCACTCCCCGAACGAGAACTTCCCCGTTCAGATGTTCGAGAACGGTATTGTAGCCGTCGTTGAATTCTATAATCGTTATGGAGATAAAGAATGA
- the aroC gene encoding chorismate synthase yields the protein MNTFGTLFRLTSFGESHGKGIGGVIDGMPAGIPVDMDFIQSELDRRKPGQSPIVTQRREGDRVEILSGTFEGVTTGTPIGFVVYNENQISADYNNMKDCFRPSHADFTYRQKYAFRDHRGGGRSSARETIARCVAGAFAKLALLQIGVDVRAYTSQVGEIKLPEDYTHYDLNIAEQNPVRCPDTEIAKKMVEYISYIKGEGDTVGGVITGVIRNVPAGLGDPVFNKLHADLGSAMLSINAVKGFEYGMGFDGVQYRGSQMNDVFMNRKGKISTRTNHSGGIQGGISNGEDIYFKVAFKPVATILRDIDTVDVNGNPMVLKAKGRHDPCVLPRAVPIVEAMAAMVILDHYLLNKTKHI from the coding sequence ATGAATACATTCGGGACATTATTCAGACTCACCTCGTTCGGTGAATCTCATGGTAAAGGAATAGGCGGAGTCATTGACGGCATGCCTGCCGGAATTCCGGTAGATATGGATTTTATACAATCGGAACTGGACCGTCGCAAGCCGGGACAATCCCCAATAGTGACACAACGCAGAGAGGGCGACCGTGTAGAGATATTATCCGGTACATTCGAAGGTGTAACGACCGGAACCCCTATAGGTTTTGTCGTATATAACGAAAACCAGATATCTGCAGATTACAATAATATGAAAGATTGCTTTCGCCCCTCTCATGCCGACTTTACATATCGTCAAAAATATGCTTTCCGGGATCACAGAGGAGGAGGACGATCCTCGGCCAGGGAAACGATAGCCCGGTGTGTCGCCGGAGCGTTTGCAAAACTGGCGCTATTACAAATAGGAGTAGATGTAAGAGCTTATACCTCACAGGTCGGCGAAATAAAACTACCGGAAGATTATACACACTATGATTTGAATATAGCCGAACAAAATCCGGTACGCTGCCCCGATACGGAAATCGCAAAAAAAATGGTAGAATATATTTCATATATCAAAGGTGAAGGAGATACGGTAGGCGGTGTCATAACAGGGGTAATCCGGAATGTTCCCGCAGGATTGGGAGATCCTGTATTCAATAAACTGCATGCGGATCTGGGTAGTGCGATGCTAAGCATTAATGCCGTTAAAGGATTTGAATATGGGATGGGATTCGATGGAGTACAATACCGGGGCTCACAAATGAACGACGTATTTATGAACCGGAAAGGGAAAATATCGACCCGAACCAACCACTCCGGAGGTATACAGGGAGGCATTTCGAACGGAGAAGACATCTACTTCAAAGTAGCTTTCAAACCGGTTGCAACAATCCTCCGTGACATAGACACTGTAGATGTAAACGGTAATCCCATGGTTCTTAAAGCAAAAGGACGGCACGATCCGTGCGTACTTCCCAGAGCCGTACCCATTGTAGAAGCTATGGCTGCCATGGTTATTCTCGACCATTACTTATTAAACAAAACCAAACATATTTAA
- a CDS encoding OmpA family protein: protein MKKMKFVSVLLAMCLVFGSCNMSNTGKGALIGGGSGAAVGAGLGAIFGKGKGAAIGAAVGAAVGTTAGVLIGKKMDKARAEAAALEGAKAEDVTDANGLQAVKVTFDSGILFAFNSSTLSQTSKNSLRDFSKILIKNPTMDVAIYGHTDNIGTEAANMKVSTARANAVESYLMSCGVPVSQIKITEGKGYSEPVASNETKAGQAQNRRVEVYLYASEAMIKEAEAGTLK, encoded by the coding sequence ATGAAAAAAATGAAATTTGTTTCTGTTTTACTGGCTATGTGTTTAGTGTTTGGCAGTTGCAATATGTCAAATACAGGTAAAGGTGCTTTGATAGGCGGTGGTAGCGGTGCTGCTGTAGGAGCCGGTTTGGGAGCTATTTTCGGGAAAGGTAAAGGTGCTGCTATAGGAGCTGCTGTGGGAGCTGCTGTAGGTACTACGGCAGGTGTTCTTATCGGTAAGAAGATGGATAAAGCCCGTGCCGAAGCTGCGGCATTGGAAGGTGCCAAAGCGGAGGACGTTACTGATGCCAACGGATTACAGGCTGTAAAAGTGACATTCGACAGCGGTATTTTATTTGCATTTAATTCCAGTACATTGAGCCAGACGTCGAAGAACTCCCTGAGAGATTTTTCTAAAATACTTATAAAGAATCCGACGATGGATGTGGCTATTTACGGTCATACCGACAACATTGGTACAGAAGCTGCTAATATGAAAGTTTCTACAGCCCGGGCTAATGCTGTGGAATCTTATCTGATGAGTTGCGGCGTCCCCGTTTCACAGATAAAGATTACGGAGGGCAAAGGTTATAGTGAGCCTGTTGCCAGTAATGAGACGAAAGCCGGACAGGCGCAGAACCGGCGCGTAGAGGTTTATCTTTATGCTAGCGAAGCTATGATTAAAGAAGCCGAAGCAGGTACGCTAAAGTAA
- a CDS encoding DJ-1 family glyoxalase III — protein MDKKVSFLFLAEGFEEVEALTIVDVMRRANMDIKTISVTKHKEVKGAHGITVEADEIMENNDFSLRDWLILPGGMPGTKHLGECKPLLDLLQKQAEEKGHIAAICAAPSVLGKIGILKGRKATCYPGFEDMLTGAEVTGNRVETDENIITGNGPASAMLFALAIVEKGINAAKAAEVASGMLMK, from the coding sequence ATGGATAAAAAAGTTTCATTCTTATTTTTGGCCGAAGGTTTCGAAGAAGTCGAAGCCCTAACCATCGTTGACGTCATGCGTCGCGCAAATATGGATATAAAGACCATATCCGTTACAAAACACAAAGAAGTGAAAGGAGCGCACGGCATAACCGTAGAAGCTGACGAAATTATGGAAAACAACGACTTTTCGTTACGTGACTGGCTGATCCTTCCCGGAGGAATGCCCGGGACCAAACATTTGGGAGAATGTAAACCTTTACTTGATCTGTTGCAAAAACAAGCAGAAGAAAAAGGGCACATAGCTGCTATTTGCGCAGCGCCTTCCGTATTAGGAAAAATAGGTATACTAAAAGGCCGGAAAGCGACATGTTATCCCGGTTTCGAGGATATGCTCACCGGGGCCGAAGTTACCGGGAACCGCGTAGAAACAGACGAGAATATAATAACAGGAAACGGACCGGCTTCTGCCATGTTATTTGCTTTAGCCATTGTTGAGAAAGGAATAAACGCGGCCAAAGCAGCGGAAGTAGCTTCAGGCATGTTGATGAAATAA
- a CDS encoding AAA family ATPase: MLFFNAKEKQTLIEVPKKEIQSVLQYYIDRKQWITEVILLEETFLVLLQSGGEIEEQRVLLSEHIVEDYVLKLTSLVYYGTGYLQVHTRTSILDRVDIRAFSKNDDSLTESLNNWIVPLYIGGTPGEIVCCNGIFTDYTVYTRTEQIRDLSVLQGEWKGPELVTGVIPYEDGWLVCLSRIREYDFANDDTFLQLIISKDTYDESDFETFTRTTGLWLTFLSYVNGELLMGFSVSEKKWLAAPPEDMNEIYEMFKESIGSVMLKEGKEEKDEEPEEVLDDEEFEKLLDEFCEKELNAENTENDYELDIDLGVKYTPYINLFIDDSSEIIPVAGSRKAFVKGEGYKFIHITFSFCPKKSCKKRVRVVIYNDMDEFVASYDTGVFRFDGNPAGDEISITVPCPEKVGKYRLCVWVDDEKANSKTFFLWGIPAGYANCIEVKEVSVTRQSGGGENLVALDKKSDCNLYICLEAESRLLGSWIPDFIFVLKDDKEHLLDSDIVSVDVWGGESRLMVKACVRQSCKIRSLKNYSLEIYLMDERVARIPLQASDKDIAGELDIRKVLEPCSLYNSEKAEEQLFAPWERLKEMHGMELLKEDTLNNIKYLRYNRFRKRSNEECLPLPLHSVFVGNKGTGKSSAARLLGKLYHELGLLSTGQFHCCNARELQEIPFNYQDKTGEAINNASGGVLYIENAELLCVRADNRDTSPLGIETLSVRLRDKDDVLVILSGNYGPVMEMLNAYETAGSVFRHVYRFEDLDANVLTDIARKYLASHLYGITPEAENILYNHLCQRYSLRGPGFNNGHYIGNLFESEILPRLARRIVDENKCDDEKARNIIEACDIPCVEIKNPERMFEKLSGLIGLKKIKESVRDHLNQVRMNKMRADRGLFNRMPALHMVFTGNPGTGKTTVAKLIGEIYHAMGVLSSGHVVQVDRSKLVGQYIGDTEANTRQALERAKGGVLFIDEAYSLSVSGNDKKDFGNRVIETLLTTLDQENCDMIAILAGYPKEMELMIASNPGLKSRFPNVFYFEDYDPDELMQIADYVLKKEQYVFSSAARGKFQELVYNEYREKDEHFGNARYVTRLITTYVLKNMSRRLASVSSDELTDEMLRTIEEADIPDAIEKEKTRSYHFDEKLLSESLQRLDKMVGLEKVKSAIHSYVKVSRMLNDGNKAFVGSRVLTWSFAGNTGTGKSTVAAILSQILKGMDVLEKGHIVEVHLEELCNLPTYQITEMLRKDLKLAKGGLLFIDGDAPLLKDTKMTLDNEQLRLLILRLAKEQSGNIAVVIAETESLRQKLVQTLADSGVTGFDHTFIFDDYSEKELVEILMQALRERALEPDEAAFEILSRYIRGICESRELGYANARIMKLLARTIVQRTRLRLCDSQRMEGNMLIIREDVECFVWKHIAGQRKKVGFEKKARSVD; this comes from the coding sequence ATGCTATTTTTTAATGCTAAAGAAAAACAAACGCTGATAGAAGTTCCCAAGAAAGAGATTCAATCGGTTTTACAATATTATATCGACCGTAAGCAGTGGATTACGGAAGTTATCCTTCTCGAAGAAACATTTCTGGTTTTGTTGCAATCGGGTGGAGAAATAGAAGAACAGCGTGTATTGCTCTCGGAACATATCGTAGAGGATTATGTTTTAAAATTAACCTCCCTGGTTTATTATGGCACTGGTTACTTGCAGGTGCATACCCGAACTTCTATTCTGGATAGAGTGGATATAAGGGCTTTTTCTAAGAATGACGATAGTTTGACGGAGAGTCTGAACAATTGGATCGTACCGTTGTACATAGGAGGGACACCGGGAGAGATAGTTTGTTGTAACGGAATTTTCACCGATTATACAGTATATACCCGTACAGAACAGATTAGGGACTTGTCTGTATTACAGGGAGAATGGAAAGGTCCGGAGCTTGTAACAGGTGTCATTCCTTATGAAGATGGATGGCTCGTATGTTTATCCCGCATCAGAGAATACGATTTTGCGAATGATGATACTTTCTTGCAGCTTATTATCAGTAAAGATACCTATGATGAAAGTGATTTCGAAACATTTACCCGTACAACCGGATTATGGCTGACATTTCTTTCATATGTAAATGGAGAATTGCTTATGGGCTTTTCCGTTTCCGAGAAGAAATGGCTGGCGGCTCCGCCCGAGGATATGAATGAGATATATGAAATGTTCAAGGAAAGTATAGGTTCTGTTATGCTTAAGGAAGGCAAAGAAGAGAAAGATGAAGAACCGGAAGAAGTTCTGGATGATGAAGAGTTTGAAAAGTTATTGGATGAATTTTGTGAAAAGGAATTAAATGCAGAAAACACAGAGAATGATTATGAACTTGATATCGATCTGGGTGTGAAATATACGCCATATATTAATTTGTTCATAGATGATTCTTCTGAGATAATTCCGGTAGCTGGTTCACGCAAAGCCTTTGTGAAAGGAGAGGGCTATAAATTCATTCACATTACCTTTTCATTCTGTCCGAAAAAAAGCTGTAAAAAAAGAGTCCGGGTCGTTATATATAATGATATGGATGAGTTTGTTGCCAGTTATGATACCGGAGTTTTTCGTTTTGACGGGAATCCAGCCGGAGATGAGATTAGTATAACTGTGCCTTGTCCTGAAAAGGTCGGTAAATACAGACTATGTGTGTGGGTAGACGACGAGAAGGCTAATTCGAAAACTTTCTTTTTATGGGGAATACCTGCCGGATATGCGAATTGTATAGAGGTAAAAGAAGTATCTGTTACACGTCAGTCCGGAGGCGGGGAGAATCTGGTCGCGTTAGACAAAAAATCTGACTGTAATCTATATATATGTTTGGAGGCGGAGAGCCGTTTATTAGGGAGTTGGATACCTGATTTTATATTTGTATTGAAAGATGATAAAGAACATCTTCTGGATTCTGATATTGTATCGGTTGATGTTTGGGGAGGAGAATCCCGACTTATGGTAAAAGCCTGTGTGAGACAATCTTGTAAGATTCGCTCCCTGAAAAATTATTCGCTGGAAATATATTTGATGGACGAAAGAGTGGCCCGTATTCCGCTGCAGGCTTCCGATAAAGATATCGCTGGAGAATTGGATATCCGGAAGGTGCTGGAACCATGTTCTTTGTATAATAGTGAAAAGGCGGAAGAACAATTGTTCGCGCCTTGGGAAAGGCTGAAGGAAATGCACGGAATGGAGTTGCTGAAGGAAGATACTTTGAATAATATAAAGTACCTCAGGTATAATCGTTTCAGGAAACGTTCGAATGAAGAATGTTTGCCGTTGCCATTACATTCTGTTTTTGTAGGGAACAAAGGAACGGGAAAATCGAGTGCTGCACGTTTGCTGGGGAAATTATACCATGAATTGGGGCTGCTGAGTACGGGGCAATTTCATTGTTGTAATGCCCGGGAACTTCAGGAGATACCGTTCAACTATCAGGATAAGACGGGAGAAGCCATCAATAATGCTTCAGGAGGTGTTTTATATATCGAAAATGCGGAATTGTTATGTGTACGTGCTGACAATCGGGATACTTCGCCTTTGGGGATAGAAACTCTTTCCGTAAGATTGAGGGATAAAGATGATGTATTGGTTATCCTTTCCGGTAATTACGGCCCGGTGATGGAAATGCTGAATGCATATGAAACTGCCGGGTCTGTGTTTAGGCATGTATACAGATTTGAAGATCTGGATGCTAATGTGCTGACGGATATTGCCCGTAAGTATCTTGCTTCTCATCTATATGGTATTACGCCGGAAGCAGAAAATATCCTGTATAATCATTTATGCCAGCGCTATTCTTTAAGAGGTCCGGGCTTTAATAACGGTCACTATATCGGGAATTTGTTCGAATCGGAAATACTGCCCCGGTTGGCCCGGAGAATAGTCGATGAAAATAAATGTGACGATGAAAAAGCGCGGAATATTATAGAAGCCTGCGATATACCGTGTGTTGAAATTAAAAATCCGGAAAGAATGTTTGAAAAATTATCCGGGTTGATAGGATTAAAAAAAATAAAGGAAAGTGTAAGAGATCATCTGAATCAGGTGAGAATGAATAAGATGCGTGCCGACAGGGGTTTATTCAATCGCATGCCGGCATTGCATATGGTATTTACGGGTAATCCCGGAACAGGAAAAACCACCGTAGCCAAATTGATAGGCGAGATATATCATGCAATGGGGGTGTTATCTTCGGGGCATGTCGTACAGGTAGACAGGAGCAAACTGGTAGGGCAATATATAGGAGATACTGAGGCCAATACCCGCCAGGCTCTGGAGAGGGCTAAAGGCGGAGTCTTGTTTATAGATGAGGCCTATAGCTTATCTGTGTCGGGCAATGATAAGAAAGATTTCGGAAACCGGGTTATAGAGACTTTACTGACGACCCTGGATCAGGAGAATTGCGATATGATAGCCATTCTTGCAGGATATCCTAAAGAGATGGAGCTGATGATTGCTTCGAATCCCGGACTTAAATCGCGTTTTCCCAATGTCTTTTATTTTGAGGATTATGATCCGGATGAATTAATGCAAATAGCCGATTATGTGCTGAAAAAAGAACAATACGTTTTTTCTTCTGCCGCCAGGGGAAAATTTCAAGAATTGGTGTATAACGAATATCGGGAGAAAGATGAACATTTTGGTAATGCCAGGTATGTAACCCGTCTTATAACGACGTATGTACTCAAAAATATGAGCCGTCGTTTGGCGTCGGTATCTTCGGACGAACTTACCGATGAAATGCTGAGGACTATAGAAGAGGCAGATATACCGGATGCAATAGAGAAAGAAAAAACCAGAAGTTATCATTTTGATGAGAAATTGTTGTCCGAATCGTTACAACGTCTGGATAAAATGGTGGGACTTGAAAAGGTCAAGTCTGCTATACATTCTTATGTAAAAGTTTCCAGAATGTTGAATGACGGTAATAAAGCGTTTGTGGGAAGTCGGGTTCTTACGTGGAGTTTCGCAGGTAATACGGGAACCGGTAAAAGCACTGTTGCTGCAATACTTTCCCAGATATTGAAAGGTATGGACGTACTGGAAAAGGGACATATTGTGGAAGTTCATTTAGAAGAGCTGTGTAATTTGCCGACCTACCAGATTACGGAAATGCTCCGGAAAGATTTAAAGCTGGCAAAAGGCGGATTATTGTTTATAGACGGAGACGCTCCATTGCTTAAAGACACCAAGATGACATTGGACAACGAGCAGTTACGTTTGCTGATACTTCGCCTGGCGAAAGAACAGTCGGGCAATATAGCCGTAGTCATTGCCGAAACGGAATCGTTGAGGCAGAAACTGGTGCAGACTCTGGCGGATAGCGGGGTAACCGGTTTTGACCATACTTTTATATTTGATGATTATAGCGAAAAAGAGTTGGTAGAGATACTTATGCAGGCATTGAGAGAGAGGGCATTGGAACCGGATGAAGCAGCTTTTGAAATTTTGAGCAGATATATCCGGGGTATCTGTGAGAGCCGGGAATTAGGCTATGCGAATGCCCGTATTATGAAACTTCTGGCACGTACGATAGTCCAGCGTACCCGTCTTCGCCTGTGTGACTCTCAGCGTATGGAAGGAAATATGCTTATAATCCGGGAAGATGTAGAGTGTTTTGTCTGGAAACATATAGCTGGTCAGAGGAAAAAGGTGGGATTCGAAAAAAAAGCCCGGAGTGTTGACTGA
- a CDS encoding DUF5024 domain-containing protein, with protein sequence MKIRHLSLCLILLVTGSLFSSQVRAQEALNKILTQLEQSELVDVSVICKRDPDTRKVIKIIKTVTIPAGKEGDKMLEKIFQAFEKEKENAIEVINNKKGKKYDSILQKYQKDGMAYMYSLSGRVFSLIGKTADKKGKK encoded by the coding sequence ATGAAAATACGACATCTCAGCCTCTGCCTTATTCTTTTGGTAACAGGCAGCCTTTTCTCTTCTCAAGTCCGGGCACAGGAAGCCTTGAACAAAATACTCACCCAATTAGAGCAATCAGAATTGGTAGACGTTTCCGTTATTTGCAAACGAGATCCCGATACCCGGAAAGTGATAAAAATAATAAAAACAGTTACAATTCCCGCTGGAAAAGAAGGAGATAAAATGCTGGAAAAGATTTTCCAGGCATTCGAGAAAGAAAAAGAAAATGCGATTGAAGTTATAAATAACAAGAAAGGGAAAAAATACGATTCAATTTTACAAAAATACCAAAAAGACGGCATGGCATATATGTATTCTTTATCGGGCAGAGTTTTTTCTTTGATCGGAAAAACCGCAGACAAAAAAGGAAAGAAGTAG
- a CDS encoding RNA polymerase sigma factor → MQYEQFIIQVVPLRRKLLEYARKLTGDTQDAEDIVQECYMKLWFIRDKLEQYRSIEALSLHIVRNLSINLLRSKQKKEHGNGLLTTVSDAPTPYEGTEMHDNAENVMKLIDRLPGLQQAVLRMKHLDGLEVEEISEITGTSPDAVRMNLSRARKWIKKEFLKLNKETAHYE, encoded by the coding sequence ATGCAATATGAACAATTCATCATACAAGTTGTACCTTTACGACGTAAATTACTGGAGTATGCACGGAAACTGACGGGAGACACGCAGGATGCCGAAGATATCGTACAGGAGTGTTATATGAAATTATGGTTCATTCGGGATAAACTGGAACAATACCGAAGCATAGAAGCTTTGTCCCTGCATATTGTACGAAACTTGTCTATTAACCTGTTACGAAGCAAACAAAAAAAGGAACACGGGAACGGCCTTTTAACTACAGTTAGCGATGCTCCCACTCCGTATGAAGGAACCGAGATGCATGATAACGCTGAGAATGTAATGAAACTTATCGACCGGCTGCCGGGATTGCAACAAGCCGTACTACGGATGAAACATCTGGACGGCCTCGAAGTCGAAGAAATATCTGAAATAACAGGAACATCGCCCGATGCTGTAAGAATGAATCTGTCACGGGCCAGAAAATGGATAAAAAAAGAATTTCTCAAATTAAATAAAGAAACGGCGCATTATGAATAA